Proteins found in one Subtercola endophyticus genomic segment:
- the dusB gene encoding tRNA dihydrouridine synthase DusB produces MSSSTVLTRTPRLTIGPIELDVPVILAPMAGITNTAYRRLCREYGAGLYVSEMITSRALVERTAESLRLITHHESETPRSIQLYGTDPKTMAEAVTMLVAEDRADHIDMNFGCPVPKVTRKGGGAALPWKTDLFRAIVEAAVGAAGSIPVTVKMRKGIDDDHLTYLEAARAAEGAGVAAVALHARTAAKFYSGHADWAAIATLKETITSIPVLGNGDVWSADDALRMVDETGCDGVVVGRGCLGRPWLFGDLAAAFRARYGEISEAEALEARAHPPLGVVATALRRHTELLVDFFDSEERACRDIRKHVGWYFKGYPVGHEVRAALAMVTSLAEMDALLATLDPTIEYPGVDAEGPRGRAGTPKRPALPNNWLESRTLDQPGRAELAGAELEHSGG; encoded by the coding sequence ATGTCTTCCTCCACCGTTCTCACCCGCACGCCGCGGCTCACCATCGGCCCGATCGAACTCGACGTGCCGGTCATTCTCGCGCCCATGGCCGGCATCACGAATACCGCCTACCGTCGCCTCTGCCGCGAATACGGCGCCGGGCTGTACGTGAGCGAAATGATCACCTCTCGGGCCCTCGTCGAGCGCACCGCCGAGTCGCTGCGCCTCATCACGCACCACGAGTCAGAGACGCCGCGCTCCATTCAGCTCTACGGCACCGACCCGAAAACCATGGCAGAGGCAGTGACCATGCTGGTCGCCGAAGACCGCGCCGACCACATCGACATGAACTTCGGCTGCCCGGTGCCGAAGGTCACTCGCAAGGGCGGCGGAGCCGCTCTGCCGTGGAAGACAGACCTGTTCCGCGCCATCGTCGAGGCCGCAGTGGGCGCGGCGGGCAGCATTCCGGTCACGGTGAAGATGCGCAAGGGCATCGACGACGACCACCTCACCTACCTCGAGGCGGCCCGCGCAGCCGAAGGCGCGGGTGTCGCGGCCGTCGCTCTGCACGCGCGCACTGCGGCCAAGTTCTACTCGGGGCACGCCGACTGGGCCGCCATCGCCACGCTGAAAGAGACCATCACGAGCATTCCGGTGCTCGGTAACGGCGACGTCTGGTCGGCCGACGACGCCCTGCGCATGGTCGACGAGACGGGCTGCGACGGCGTGGTCGTGGGCCGAGGCTGCCTGGGCCGCCCATGGCTCTTCGGCGACCTCGCGGCCGCGTTCCGCGCTCGGTACGGCGAGATCAGCGAGGCCGAGGCGCTCGAAGCACGCGCCCACCCGCCGCTCGGCGTGGTCGCCACTGCGCTGCGCCGGCACACCGAGTTGCTCGTCGACTTCTTCGACAGCGAAGAGCGCGCCTGCCGCGACATTCGCAAACACGTCGGCTGGTACTTCAAGGGGTACCCGGTGGGCCACGAGGTGCGTGCGGCTCTGGCCATGGTCACGTCGCTGGCCGAAATGGATGCTCTGCTCGCCACTCTCGACCCCACCATCGAATACCCCGGGGTCGACGCCGAGGGCCCCCGCGGTCGCGCCGGCACCCCCAAGCGGCCCGCGCTGCCGAACAACTGGCTCGAGTCGCGCACGCTCGACCAGCCGGGCCGCGCCGAACTCGCCGGCGCCGAACTGGAGCACAGCGGTGGCTGA
- a CDS encoding isoprenyl transferase encodes MSRVGKTHPAAVDFKSLDYTGVYPPDIPRAEVPAHVAVVMDGNGRWANARGLTRVEGHKAGEAALLDVVAGAIQIGVKHLSVYAFSTENWKRSPDEVRFLMGFNREVLHRRRDQLNEWGVRVRWAGRRPRLWASVINELQYAERLTAANSKLTLTMCVNYGGRNELTDAVQRIAAEVAAGRLKPSGVSEKLIQKHLYVPDLPDVDLFVRSSGEQRTSNFMLWQSAYAEMVFLDRLWPDFTRTDLWEAIEYYTGRTRRFGGAVDAPKV; translated from the coding sequence ATGAGCCGAGTAGGCAAGACCCACCCCGCCGCCGTCGACTTCAAGTCGCTCGATTACACGGGTGTCTACCCGCCCGACATTCCGCGCGCCGAGGTTCCGGCGCACGTTGCTGTCGTGATGGACGGAAACGGACGCTGGGCCAATGCCCGCGGCCTCACTCGCGTCGAGGGACACAAGGCCGGCGAGGCGGCACTGCTCGACGTGGTCGCCGGCGCCATCCAGATCGGCGTGAAGCACCTCAGCGTCTACGCCTTCTCCACCGAGAACTGGAAGCGTTCGCCCGACGAGGTGCGCTTTCTCATGGGCTTCAACCGCGAGGTACTGCACCGGCGCCGCGACCAGCTGAACGAGTGGGGGGTGCGCGTGCGTTGGGCCGGGCGCAGGCCCCGGTTGTGGGCATCCGTCATCAACGAACTGCAGTACGCCGAGCGCCTCACCGCCGCCAACTCGAAACTCACCCTCACCATGTGCGTCAACTACGGCGGCCGCAACGAGCTGACGGATGCCGTGCAGCGCATCGCCGCCGAAGTCGCCGCCGGGCGGCTCAAGCCGTCCGGGGTGAGCGAGAAGCTCATCCAGAAGCACCTCTACGTGCCCGACCTGCCCGATGTGGATCTCTTCGTGCGCAGCTCCGGCGAACAACGCACCAGCAACTTCATGCTCTGGCAGTCGGCCTACGCCGAGATGGTGTTTCTCGACCGGCTCTGGCCCGACTTCACCCGTACCGACCTCTGGGAGGCCATCGAGTACTACACCGGCCGCACCCGCCGCTTCGGGGGCGCCGTCGACGCCCCGAAGGTCTGA
- a CDS encoding deoxyguanosinetriphosphate triphosphohydrolase, which produces MDEAVAVSGRRVSGRTTSGYTEHDTERPLPEEHYTRRSDFARDRARLLHSGALRRLAAKTQVLSPTADLDFARNRLTHSLEVAQVGRELAASLGLDPDVVDTACLAHDLGHPPFGHNGERALSEWADDIGGFEGNAQSLRILTRLEPKVFDDDGRGYGLNLTRASLDASCKYPWPATEAVADASGRQKFGVYPDDEPVFRWLREQAPDGRLCIEAQVMDLSDDIAYSVHDFEDAVLNGYIDVPALGSRVDHDALVTSMQAWVGEAFGHDELVAAFDRLDSLDIWIDSYDGSRIAQARLKNLTSQLIGRFSGSATQATRAAYESTSLTRYRADVIVPRSVAAEIAVLKGVVAAFVMSSSKRKPLYRGQRVLLVELAELLLAAGDAHLETSFAGDWAVADDDDARKRVIVDQVASLTDQSALAWHRRLTAGDKA; this is translated from the coding sequence TTGGATGAGGCTGTCGCGGTGTCGGGGCGTCGGGTGTCGGGGCGTACGACGTCGGGCTACACAGAGCACGACACCGAGCGCCCGCTGCCCGAAGAGCACTACACGAGGCGCAGCGATTTCGCTCGCGACCGGGCGCGCCTGCTGCACTCCGGCGCGCTGCGGCGCCTGGCCGCCAAGACCCAGGTGCTCTCTCCGACGGCCGACCTCGATTTTGCGCGCAACCGCCTCACGCATTCCCTCGAAGTGGCTCAGGTCGGTCGAGAGCTCGCCGCGAGCCTCGGGCTCGACCCCGACGTGGTCGACACCGCCTGCCTCGCGCACGACCTCGGGCATCCACCGTTCGGTCATAACGGCGAACGGGCGCTCTCGGAGTGGGCCGACGACATCGGCGGGTTCGAGGGCAACGCGCAGAGCCTGCGTATTCTCACCCGGCTCGAACCGAAGGTCTTCGACGACGACGGTCGCGGCTACGGCTTGAACCTCACTCGCGCCAGCCTCGACGCCAGCTGCAAGTATCCGTGGCCCGCCACCGAGGCGGTCGCCGACGCCAGCGGGCGGCAGAAGTTCGGGGTCTACCCCGACGACGAGCCGGTGTTCCGCTGGCTGCGCGAGCAGGCGCCAGACGGCCGGCTCTGCATCGAAGCGCAGGTGATGGATCTCTCTGACGACATCGCCTACTCGGTGCACGACTTCGAAGACGCCGTGCTCAACGGCTACATCGATGTGCCGGCGCTCGGCAGCCGAGTCGATCACGATGCGCTCGTCACCAGCATGCAGGCGTGGGTGGGCGAGGCCTTCGGTCACGACGAGCTGGTCGCTGCTTTCGACCGGCTCGATTCGCTCGACATCTGGATCGACAGTTACGACGGCAGCAGGATTGCGCAGGCGCGCCTGAAGAACCTCACCAGTCAGCTGATCGGGCGATTCTCGGGCTCGGCGACGCAGGCGACACGCGCTGCCTACGAAAGCACGAGCCTCACCCGGTACCGGGCTGACGTCATCGTGCCGCGTTCGGTAGCGGCCGAGATCGCCGTGCTCAAGGGGGTCGTCGCGGCCTTCGTGATGTCGAGCAGCAAGCGCAAGCCGCTCTACCGTGGCCAGCGGGTGCTGCTGGTCGAACTCGCCGAGCTGCTGCTCGCTGCGGGAGATGCGCACCTCGAGACCTCGTTCGCCGGCGACTGGGCCGTTGCCGACGACGACGACGCACGTAAGCGCGTCATCGTCGATCAGGTCGCGAGCCTCACCGACCAGTCCGCGCTCGCCTGGCACCGCCGCCTCACCGCCGGCGACAAAGCGTAG
- a CDS encoding bifunctional lysylphosphatidylglycerol flippase/synthetase MprF, which translates to MSRDVNTAPAVRVQPAAGQPDRAGRPRSSGRPRRALRAVGRWAASIPFTLVIAGIAVVIGVLQLVFRAPVYRLFDTLLSLSFDSVVTQHHVFASITSVLFAARALHIVIVVPLILILLGAAERLMGTWRAIVSYVVVAVLGVTLGLVVQGIGLWLGLQAAVQSRANPTVDPIIPIVGTLMAASAFAGPLLRRRIRILGLTVLLMFVLYSGMPVDIYRTFAGLVGLILGIVLWKLRRETRQARASNKARAAVPALRRSTHREQRSLLAALVAITAVGPLITIVAPNGFGPLQPLGLVFRDTLSNPAAIAAQCSTVGYSDVCSEAYATARLDGLGPILVTVLPLVVLLIAALGILRGRRVALWLAVAVNVFLSVLGIVYYGVFPAIGSNTFFDTTNGSFNQNSVSVVFSVLLPLFIAGLLVFSRRIFPADSQFGATPRFFIIIFSALIVISAVYLAVAYTLRDQFTPPVSLGDLLNDLPERFMPVGFLSLERVDVFPSGDAARFVYEWVGPLFWFVVAVTAVMSVSRHRLGQLAGDEARIRSLLHAGGRGSLSWIATWSGNHYWFAPDRDAAIVYRVVNGIAIATGEPLGVGGSGDAGGGSGAGGDTSGDGAGGAADVRASVIAQFAAFCTNHGWTPVFYAVSADLAPTFAGLHWSMMQIAEEARIPLASFSLEGKKKQDVRTAINKAKKVGLRAEWTSYQRLPSAVVNQVREISELWVADKNLPEMGFTLGGIDELIDPEVRLMLALDADDRLLGVTSWLPTYRDDEVVGYTLDFMRRRPDTANGVMEFIIATSILQSKDAGLEFVSLSAAPLAHTSSVSSPAASHAAEGEVVGAGARAALLDVLGRALEPVYGFQSLLAFKQKFRPENVPLYLAYADPLTLPAVGVGLARAYVPTLSARHAITLLATRGS; encoded by the coding sequence GTGAGTAGAGACGTCAACACCGCGCCGGCTGTGCGTGTTCAGCCGGCCGCGGGCCAGCCAGACCGGGCGGGCCGCCCACGCAGCTCAGGCCGGCCACGCCGGGCGCTGCGCGCGGTCGGGCGCTGGGCCGCGTCTATTCCGTTCACGCTCGTCATCGCCGGCATCGCCGTCGTCATCGGCGTGCTGCAGCTCGTTTTTCGCGCGCCGGTCTACCGCCTCTTCGACACCCTTCTCTCGCTGAGCTTCGACTCGGTGGTGACCCAGCACCACGTGTTCGCGTCGATCACGTCGGTGCTGTTCGCCGCTCGTGCTCTGCACATCGTGATCGTGGTGCCGCTCATCCTGATTCTGCTGGGTGCCGCAGAACGACTGATGGGCACCTGGCGGGCGATCGTCTCGTACGTCGTCGTGGCCGTGCTCGGCGTGACGCTCGGGCTCGTGGTGCAGGGCATCGGCCTGTGGCTCGGGCTGCAGGCGGCGGTGCAGAGCCGGGCGAACCCGACAGTAGACCCGATCATCCCGATCGTGGGAACCCTCATGGCGGCCAGCGCCTTCGCGGGGCCGCTGCTTCGCCGGCGCATTCGCATTCTCGGGCTCACCGTTCTGCTGATGTTCGTGCTCTATTCGGGCATGCCTGTCGACATCTACCGCACGTTCGCCGGGCTGGTGGGTCTGATTCTGGGCATTGTGCTGTGGAAGCTGCGCCGTGAAACTCGGCAGGCGCGAGCATCGAACAAAGCGCGAGCGGCGGTGCCGGCCTTGCGCCGCAGCACGCATCGCGAACAGCGTTCCCTGCTCGCGGCCCTGGTCGCCATCACCGCTGTCGGACCCCTGATCACCATCGTCGCGCCGAACGGATTCGGGCCGCTGCAGCCACTGGGACTGGTTTTTCGCGACACGCTCTCCAACCCGGCGGCGATCGCGGCGCAGTGCTCGACGGTCGGCTACAGCGACGTGTGCTCCGAGGCGTACGCCACCGCCCGCCTCGACGGGCTCGGGCCGATTCTCGTCACCGTATTGCCGCTCGTCGTGCTGCTGATCGCCGCGCTGGGAATTCTGCGCGGGCGTCGCGTCGCTCTGTGGCTCGCCGTCGCTGTCAACGTTTTTCTGTCGGTTCTCGGCATCGTCTACTACGGCGTCTTTCCGGCCATCGGCTCCAATACCTTCTTCGACACCACGAACGGCTCCTTCAACCAGAACAGCGTCTCTGTGGTGTTCTCGGTGCTGCTTCCGCTCTTCATCGCGGGCTTGCTGGTGTTCAGTCGGCGCATCTTTCCCGCCGATTCGCAGTTCGGGGCGACGCCGCGGTTCTTCATCATCATCTTCAGCGCGCTGATCGTCATTTCGGCGGTCTATCTCGCGGTGGCCTACACGCTGCGCGACCAGTTCACCCCGCCGGTGAGCCTCGGCGATCTGCTCAACGATCTGCCCGAGCGATTCATGCCGGTCGGGTTTCTGTCGTTGGAACGGGTCGATGTCTTTCCGTCGGGCGACGCGGCGCGGTTCGTCTACGAGTGGGTGGGGCCGCTGTTCTGGTTCGTCGTGGCCGTCACCGCCGTGATGTCGGTGTCACGCCATCGGCTGGGTCAGCTGGCAGGCGATGAGGCGCGCATCCGGTCGCTGCTGCACGCCGGCGGCCGCGGATCGCTGTCGTGGATTGCGACCTGGAGCGGCAACCACTACTGGTTCGCTCCCGATCGTGATGCGGCCATCGTGTACCGGGTGGTGAACGGCATCGCGATCGCGACGGGGGAGCCGCTCGGGGTCGGAGGTTCGGGCGATGCGGGCGGCGGTTCTGGTGCGGGCGGCGACACGAGTGGTGACGGTGCGGGCGGGGCGGCGGATGTCCGGGCCTCCGTCATCGCCCAGTTCGCTGCCTTCTGCACCAACCACGGCTGGACGCCGGTGTTCTACGCCGTCTCAGCCGACCTCGCCCCGACCTTCGCGGGCCTGCACTGGTCGATGATGCAGATCGCCGAAGAGGCGCGCATTCCTCTGGCGTCGTTCTCCCTCGAGGGCAAGAAGAAGCAAGACGTGCGCACGGCCATCAACAAGGCGAAGAAGGTCGGCCTTCGCGCCGAGTGGACCTCGTACCAGCGTCTGCCGAGTGCCGTGGTGAACCAGGTGCGCGAGATCTCCGAGCTCTGGGTGGCCGACAAGAACCTGCCCGAAATGGGCTTCACGCTCGGCGGTATCGACGAGCTGATCGACCCGGAGGTGCGCCTGATGCTCGCGCTCGACGCCGACGATCGGCTGCTGGGGGTGACGAGCTGGCTGCCGACCTACCGCGACGACGAGGTGGTGGGCTACACGCTCGACTTCATGCGGCGCCGGCCCGACACTGCGAACGGGGTCATGGAGTTCATCATCGCCACGAGCATCCTGCAGTCGAAAGATGCCGGGCTCGAGTTCGTGAGTCTGTCGGCCGCGCCGCTGGCCCACACGTCGAGTGTGTCGTCGCCCGCTGCGTCGCATGCTGCGGAAGGGGAGGTCGTCGGAGCGGGCGCGCGGGCGGCTCTGCTCGATGTGCTCGGGCGCGCGCTCGAGCCGGTGTACGGGTTTCAGTCGTTGCTCGCGTTCAAGCAGAAGTTCCGGCCCGAGAACGTGCCGCTGTATCTGGCGTACGCCGATCCGCTCACCCTTCCGGCCGTCGGGGTGGGGCTTGCGCGGGCCTATGTTCCGACACTTTCGGCACGCCACGCCATCACGCTGCTGGCAACGCGCGGTTCGTGA
- a CDS encoding DsbA family oxidoreductase translates to MTQAIKVDVWSDVACPWCYIGKRKFENGVTEYNLSAAGEAAPVEVVYHSFELSPDTPVDFDGSEIDFLAKHKGFAPEQTIAMLDRVTGIAETVGLHYDFDALKHTNTIKAHEVIHYAKAHGVQLEMKERLLKAYFEEGRHVGRDEDLVDLAAEIGLDRDDVLRSLREHEFLADVKADQAQAIEYGIQGVPFFVFDQKYGVSGAQDASTFAQVLTQITQERAAEPEEATV, encoded by the coding sequence ATGACGCAAGCAATCAAAGTCGACGTGTGGTCTGACGTCGCCTGCCCGTGGTGCTACATCGGCAAGCGCAAGTTCGAGAACGGGGTGACCGAATACAACCTCAGCGCCGCGGGCGAGGCCGCCCCCGTGGAGGTCGTTTACCACAGCTTCGAGCTCTCGCCCGATACTCCGGTGGACTTCGATGGCAGCGAAATCGACTTTCTCGCCAAGCACAAGGGGTTCGCACCGGAGCAGACCATCGCGATGCTCGACCGCGTGACCGGCATCGCCGAAACAGTCGGCTTGCACTACGACTTCGACGCGCTGAAGCACACGAACACCATCAAGGCGCACGAGGTGATTCACTACGCGAAGGCGCACGGTGTGCAACTCGAGATGAAGGAGCGCTTGCTCAAGGCCTACTTCGAAGAGGGCCGACACGTCGGCCGCGACGAAGACCTCGTCGACCTGGCTGCAGAGATCGGACTCGACCGTGACGACGTGCTGCGAAGCCTGCGCGAGCACGAGTTTCTGGCGGACGTGAAGGCCGATCAGGCTCAGGCCATCGAATACGGCATTCAGGGTGTGCCGTTCTTCGTGTTCGATCAGAAATATGGCGTCTCGGGCGCGCAAGACGCCTCGACGTTCGCTCAGGTGCTGACGCAGATCACGCAGGAGCGCGCGGCCGAGCCCGAGGAGGCGACGGTCTGA
- a CDS encoding aminoacyl-tRNA deacylase yields the protein MTLTGTQRVEQDARERGLTIEIVERPAADSLESAAALLGLEPSDVIKSLVVKRHDGDYLFALTPGDRQISWSKLRTLLKVNKLSLPAAELAFEATGYERGTITPLGSTNALPVFADERMVGKRVALGAGEHGHSLLVDADALLASLGATVADITDPLKPRS from the coding sequence ATGACGCTTACCGGTACGCAACGAGTCGAACAGGATGCCCGGGAACGAGGCCTCACCATCGAGATCGTCGAGCGGCCGGCCGCCGACAGCCTCGAGTCGGCCGCGGCGCTGCTCGGGCTCGAGCCCTCTGACGTGATCAAGTCGCTCGTCGTCAAGCGGCACGACGGCGACTACCTGTTCGCGCTCACTCCCGGCGACCGGCAGATCAGCTGGTCGAAGCTGCGCACGCTGCTCAAAGTGAACAAGCTCTCGCTGCCCGCCGCCGAGCTCGCCTTCGAGGCGACCGGGTACGAACGCGGCACGATCACTCCGCTCGGCAGCACCAACGCGCTGCCCGTCTTCGCCGACGAACGGATGGTCGGCAAACGTGTCGCGCTGGGCGCCGGTGAGCACGGCCACAGTCTGCTCGTCGACGCGGATGCTCTACTCGCCTCGCTCGGAGCCACCGTCGCCGACATCACCGACCCCCTCAAGCCCCGCAGCTGA
- the leuA gene encoding 2-isopropylmalate synthase, with protein sequence MPVHKYRPYRETLGVDLPDRTWPSKTITQAPRWCAVDLRDGNQALIDPMNPERKRIMFDLLVRMGYKEIEVGFPSASQTDFDFVRSLIEENAIPDDVTIQVLTQAREHLIARTYESLVGAKQAIVHLYNSTSILQRDVVFRSDKQGIVDLALEGARLCREYEKTIPETTVYYEYSPESYTGTELEFALEISNQVIEVFEPTAERKVIVNLPSTVEMATPNVYADSIEWMSRRLAHRSNVILSLHPHNDRGTAVAAAELGYLAGADRIEGCLFGNGERTGNVDLVALGINMFTQGIDPQIDFSDLDGIRRTAEYVNQLKVHERSPWAGDLVYTAFSGSHQDAIKKGFEAMEADAASQGVHVDSLVWAVPYLPVDPKDLGRSYEAVIRVNSQSGKGGVAYLLKNDHALDLPRRLQIEFSGVVQAKTDAEGGEVTSDQIWDIFQDEYLPAPASRAEDKWGRFELTRTSTSSNLTGATSLAVDLRVGSESRSIVGDGNGPIAAFLDVLAQEGVEVKVFDYVEHALSAGGDALAAAYVECQVEGVTYWGVGIDADISTASLKAVVSAVNRAIRVAGHDRELTSV encoded by the coding sequence ATGCCGGTGCACAAGTACCGCCCCTACCGCGAAACCCTGGGCGTCGACCTGCCCGACCGCACCTGGCCGTCGAAGACCATCACCCAGGCGCCGCGCTGGTGCGCAGTCGACCTGCGCGACGGCAACCAGGCGCTCATCGACCCGATGAACCCCGAGCGCAAGCGCATCATGTTCGACCTGCTAGTGCGCATGGGGTACAAAGAGATCGAGGTCGGCTTTCCGAGCGCGAGCCAGACCGACTTCGACTTCGTGCGCAGCCTCATCGAAGAGAACGCGATTCCTGACGACGTCACCATCCAGGTTCTGACGCAGGCGCGCGAACACCTCATCGCTCGCACGTACGAGTCGCTGGTCGGCGCGAAGCAGGCCATCGTTCACCTCTACAACTCCACGAGCATCCTGCAGCGTGATGTGGTGTTCAGAAGCGACAAGCAGGGCATCGTCGACCTGGCGCTCGAAGGCGCGCGGCTGTGCCGCGAGTACGAGAAGACCATTCCCGAGACCACCGTGTACTACGAGTACAGCCCCGAGAGCTACACCGGCACCGAGCTGGAGTTCGCGCTCGAGATCTCGAACCAGGTCATCGAGGTGTTCGAGCCGACGGCCGAGCGCAAGGTCATCGTGAACCTGCCGTCGACTGTCGAGATGGCGACGCCGAACGTCTACGCCGACTCCATCGAGTGGATGTCGCGGCGCCTCGCCCACCGGTCGAATGTGATCTTGTCGCTGCACCCGCACAACGACCGCGGCACTGCCGTCGCTGCCGCCGAACTGGGCTACCTGGCCGGAGCAGACCGCATCGAAGGCTGCCTGTTCGGCAACGGTGAGCGCACGGGCAACGTCGACCTGGTGGCGCTGGGCATCAACATGTTCACGCAGGGCATAGACCCGCAGATCGACTTCTCAGACCTCGACGGAATCCGCCGCACGGCCGAATACGTCAACCAGCTGAAGGTGCACGAGCGCAGCCCCTGGGCCGGCGACCTGGTGTACACCGCCTTCAGCGGGTCGCACCAAGACGCCATCAAGAAGGGCTTCGAGGCCATGGAGGCCGACGCCGCTTCGCAGGGCGTGCACGTCGACTCGCTGGTGTGGGCCGTGCCCTACCTGCCGGTCGACCCGAAAGACCTGGGCCGCTCGTACGAGGCGGTCATCCGCGTCAACTCGCAGTCGGGCAAGGGCGGCGTCGCTTACCTGCTGAAGAACGACCACGCACTCGACCTGCCGCGCCGGCTGCAGATCGAGTTCAGCGGTGTTGTGCAGGCCAAAACCGACGCCGAGGGCGGCGAGGTGACGAGCGACCAGATCTGGGACATCTTCCAAGACGAGTACCTGCCGGCGCCCGCGTCGCGTGCCGAAGACAAGTGGGGCCGGTTCGAGTTGACCCGCACCTCGACGTCGAGCAACCTCACGGGGGCCACCTCGCTGGCCGTCGACCTGCGGGTCGGTTCGGAATCGCGTTCCATCGTCGGCGACGGCAACGGGCCGATCGCGGCGTTCCTCGACGTGCTGGCGCAAGAGGGCGTCGAGGTGAAGGTGTTCGACTACGTCGAGCACGCCCTGAGCGCCGGGGGTGACGCTCTGGCCGCCGCCTACGTCGAGTGCCAGGTCGAGGGCGTCACCTACTGGGGCGTCGGCATCGACGCCGACATCTCCACGGCGTCGCTGAAGGCCGTCGTCAGCGCCGTCAACCGCGCCATCCGCGTCGCCGGCCACGACCGCGAGCTCACCTCGGTCTGA